One stretch of Schlesneria sp. DSM 10557 DNA includes these proteins:
- a CDS encoding mannose-1-phosphate guanylyltransferase, whose translation MLHAVIMAGGSGTRFWPQSRRQLPKQFLRMTGDQTLIQQATGRCQPAISPERTWIVTGAAHAVETARQLPQVPSNQILVEPCGRNTAPCIGLAAIAMLAADPDAIMLVTPADHVISPNEKFQQAVQQAVELIEQNPSTLVLFGIEPTYPSTGFGYIQRGERLTATSPAFHVKSFHEKPNLLTAAQFMATSEYYWNCGIFVWRAQAILDALKEFAPEIAACLERIQPGIGSDELHQLLETEFPQMPSISIDYAVLEKAAGQVCVLEAPFQWDDVGSWQALPRLLGADQNGNTLDGVACAVDTKGCIVRTDNDHLIATIGVSDLIIVHTPTATLVADKRDENAIKILLAEVEKRGLERFL comes from the coding sequence ATGTTACATGCAGTGATCATGGCCGGAGGATCCGGTACGCGATTCTGGCCCCAAAGCCGCCGACAGTTACCCAAGCAGTTCCTGCGGATGACGGGAGATCAAACGCTGATCCAGCAGGCCACTGGTCGCTGCCAACCCGCGATCTCACCCGAGCGAACCTGGATCGTCACCGGGGCGGCCCATGCGGTGGAAACCGCCCGGCAATTGCCTCAGGTCCCCTCGAATCAGATTCTCGTCGAACCGTGCGGCCGTAACACCGCCCCCTGCATCGGCCTGGCAGCCATCGCAATGCTGGCTGCTGATCCGGATGCCATCATGCTGGTGACTCCCGCCGACCACGTCATCAGCCCTAACGAAAAATTCCAGCAAGCCGTCCAGCAGGCCGTGGAACTGATTGAACAAAATCCCTCCACACTCGTCCTGTTCGGTATCGAGCCTACCTATCCGTCCACGGGATTCGGATACATCCAGCGCGGGGAACGTCTCACCGCGACTTCCCCGGCGTTCCATGTGAAGAGCTTCCACGAGAAGCCCAACCTTCTGACGGCCGCTCAGTTCATGGCGACCAGCGAGTACTACTGGAACTGCGGCATCTTTGTCTGGCGTGCTCAGGCGATTCTGGATGCACTCAAGGAATTTGCCCCGGAAATCGCTGCCTGCCTGGAACGAATCCAGCCCGGAATCGGCAGCGACGAACTGCACCAGCTTCTAGAAACCGAATTCCCCCAGATGCCGTCGATCTCAATCGACTACGCAGTCCTCGAGAAAGCGGCCGGACAGGTCTGCGTACTCGAAGCGCCGTTCCAATGGGATGACGTCGGAAGCTGGCAGGCCTTGCCCCGTCTGCTCGGGGCCGACCAGAACGGAAATACGCTCGACGGAGTCGCCTGTGCCGTCGATACCAAAGGCTGCATCGTGCGCACAGACAATGATCACCTGATCGCGACAATTGGTGTGTCAGATCTGATCATCGTTCACACCCCGACCGCAACGCTTGTCGCAGATAAGCGGGACGAAAACGCCATCAAGATCCTGCTGGCGGAAGTCGAAAAGCGAGGCCTGGAACGCTTCCTCTGA
- the bshB1 gene encoding bacillithiol biosynthesis deacetylase BshB1, protein MEQLDSPLDILAIAPHPDDAEISVGGTLIQCRRQGLRVGVLDLTNGEPTPFGSPEIRARETAAATKILQLDWRHNLGLANRSLEPTLAARRKLASVFRQVRPRILLAPYWEDSHPDHVAATSLIEAARFWSKLSRTDMPGEPFHPPQILYYFSIHLRIHPQPAFVFDISDAIDEKMASVRCYESQFFAGRSQEFPSPLDDIRDRARYWGWSISRKFGEPFASRESIRIGSFTAMTEFSKGA, encoded by the coding sequence ATGGAACAACTGGACTCGCCGCTGGACATTCTGGCGATTGCACCGCACCCCGATGACGCTGAGATCAGCGTGGGGGGGACCTTGATCCAGTGTCGTCGCCAGGGGCTGCGTGTCGGGGTTCTGGATCTGACCAATGGGGAACCAACCCCCTTCGGCTCGCCCGAGATTCGTGCTCGAGAGACTGCTGCGGCGACAAAAATTCTGCAACTGGATTGGAGGCACAATCTGGGGCTGGCGAACCGCTCGCTGGAACCGACGTTGGCGGCCCGTCGAAAACTGGCAAGTGTCTTTCGACAGGTGCGACCCCGGATCCTGCTCGCCCCTTACTGGGAAGACAGTCATCCCGATCACGTCGCGGCGACCAGTCTGATCGAAGCAGCCCGGTTCTGGTCGAAGCTATCGCGCACGGACATGCCCGGTGAACCATTTCACCCACCGCAGATCCTTTACTACTTCAGTATTCACTTGCGAATTCATCCTCAGCCTGCGTTTGTCTTTGATATCAGTGATGCGATCGACGAGAAAATGGCCTCGGTTCGTTGTTACGAAAGTCAGTTCTTTGCTGGTCGCAGTCAGGAGTTTCCTTCGCCGCTGGATGATATCCGAGATCGTGCCCGTTACTGGGGTTGGTCCATCAGTCGCAAGTTTGGTGAGCCCTTTGCCAGTCGTGAGTCGATCCGGATCGGGTCCTTTACGGCGATGACGGAGTTTTCGAAAGGGGCTTGA
- a CDS encoding DUF1501 domain-containing protein: protein MTMAAESSLSRRDMMKRLSAYGAFGASMSGWLPAFANNTAGQTTERQRSVILLWMTGGPPQTDTFDMKPGHANGGQFKPIETSVPGIQICEHLPQVARLMQYCAPIRSMSTKEGDHTRATYLLRTGNLPQGPIDYPTLGSLFSKELGQEDSDLPNFVAVAPYTQFSPAAYGPGFLGPKFAPLIVGDANPLGNANQMNYDRSLAVKNLSLPQGIDIARADARLSLLADMETDFASTRPGLTAESHQSAYSAAVRMMRSEAVKAFNLDDENAKLRDAYGRNQFGQACLLARRLVERGVPFVEVSLNGLGNGQSFAWDTHLQNFTSVKGLLEALDPAWATLMTDLKDRGLLDSTMIVWMGEFGRTPRINEQAGRDHFPNAWSTVLCGGGIRGGQVVGKTSEDGMKVEERPVSVQDLFATLCKGLGLDSMKQNISNVGRPIRLADPTAKPIEEIVG from the coding sequence ATGACCATGGCTGCTGAGTCTTCCCTTTCCCGTCGCGACATGATGAAACGGCTGTCCGCCTATGGAGCCTTCGGCGCTTCCATGTCGGGCTGGCTTCCCGCATTCGCGAACAACACCGCCGGTCAAACAACGGAACGTCAGCGATCAGTGATCCTCCTGTGGATGACAGGTGGCCCTCCCCAGACAGACACGTTCGACATGAAACCGGGCCACGCGAACGGAGGACAATTCAAACCGATCGAGACTTCCGTTCCAGGGATTCAGATCTGCGAGCATCTTCCGCAAGTCGCGCGGCTGATGCAGTACTGTGCCCCCATCCGTTCGATGAGCACCAAGGAAGGAGACCATACGCGGGCCACCTACCTGCTCCGTACCGGCAATCTGCCGCAAGGTCCCATTGATTACCCCACGCTTGGATCGCTCTTCAGCAAGGAACTGGGGCAAGAAGACTCGGATCTCCCGAATTTTGTCGCGGTCGCACCCTACACACAGTTCAGCCCGGCAGCCTACGGGCCAGGGTTTCTCGGTCCCAAGTTCGCCCCCCTCATCGTGGGCGATGCCAACCCGCTCGGGAACGCGAACCAGATGAACTACGACCGGTCACTGGCCGTCAAGAACCTGTCGCTACCCCAGGGAATCGACATCGCACGGGCGGATGCACGGTTATCTCTCCTGGCGGACATGGAAACGGACTTTGCAAGTACCCGGCCGGGACTCACGGCCGAAAGCCACCAGTCAGCCTACTCCGCAGCGGTCCGTATGATGCGTTCAGAAGCGGTTAAAGCCTTTAATCTCGATGACGAAAACGCGAAGCTTCGTGACGCGTACGGACGTAATCAGTTCGGCCAGGCCTGCCTGCTTGCGCGAAGACTCGTGGAACGAGGCGTCCCGTTCGTGGAGGTTTCGCTAAATGGCCTGGGTAATGGCCAGTCATTCGCGTGGGACACTCACTTGCAAAACTTCACATCCGTCAAAGGTCTGCTGGAGGCCCTGGACCCCGCCTGGGCGACGCTGATGACCGACCTGAAGGATCGCGGGCTGCTTGATTCAACCATGATTGTGTGGATGGGAGAATTCGGACGCACCCCGCGAATCAATGAACAGGCGGGTCGCGATCACTTCCCAAATGCCTGGTCGACCGTGCTCTGCGGTGGAGGGATCCGGGGTGGACAAGTCGTCGGGAAAACGAGCGAAGATGGAATGAAGGTCGAAGAGCGTCCCGTTTCCGTCCAGGATCTCTTCGCGACTCTGTGCAAAGGGCTGGGGCTGGATTCGATGAAGCAGAACATCTCGAACGTGGGTCGCCCTATTCGACTCGCAGATCCGACTGCCAAACCGATCGAAGAAATCGTCGGCTGA
- a CDS encoding HAD family hydrolase encodes MTDVRGVIFDLDGTLVDSRLDFDAMRLEMGLPQGMPILEGLEQTPAGPQRDRMVAIMRAHELRGADEAILFSGVTQFLAQIRDLGIPSAVLTRNSREAAERTLGRWNLTFSQVVTREDAPPKPDPAGPIMIARKWGIPVTQIVMVGDYLFDIEAGRRAGMRSVLFAPQEIPDYAHLADIVLKDFRDAATLLNVQSARSP; translated from the coding sequence ATGACTGATGTACGTGGTGTGATTTTCGATCTGGATGGGACCCTGGTCGATTCGCGACTCGATTTCGATGCGATGCGTCTCGAGATGGGTTTGCCGCAGGGGATGCCCATTCTGGAAGGGTTGGAACAGACTCCGGCAGGTCCGCAGCGCGACCGCATGGTGGCCATCATGAGAGCCCACGAGCTGCGAGGGGCGGATGAGGCGATCCTCTTTTCGGGCGTGACACAGTTCCTGGCCCAGATTCGCGACCTGGGCATCCCCTCAGCCGTGCTGACGCGAAATTCGCGCGAGGCGGCCGAACGGACTCTGGGGCGGTGGAATCTCACCTTCTCACAGGTCGTAACGCGTGAGGATGCTCCACCCAAGCCTGATCCTGCAGGGCCGATCATGATCGCCCGGAAATGGGGGATCCCCGTCACGCAGATCGTGATGGTGGGTGATTACCTTTTCGACATCGAAGCGGGGCGTCGAGCCGGAATGCGGAGTGTGTTGTTCGCTCCGCAGGAAATCCCCGATTACGCCCATCTGGCTGACATCGTCCTGAAGGATTTTCGTGATGCAGCAACGCTGCTGAACGTCCAGTCGGCACGGTCCCCATGA
- a CDS encoding DUF1559 domain-containing protein, whose product MIAIISLLVSLLLPAVQQAREAANRIRCQNNLKQLGLAIHNYHDTHSTFPIGGFVQPRIMSSGAQFPQAGPSFFVGLLPHLDQQVLYSKLNLSAPGSGDVSLGPNGPAVRGAYIPAYRCPSSTLAEFYPVVAIPVLMPSYVGISGATATSPGNPDFPETRVKNFAVCSGVVGQMSWGGVLLANEVRSMRDVQDGSSSTIVIAESSAPVTDATGRKLRMDGGYPVSWLRSTDSFGTGASYQNPNSRLATRCYNLTTVRHPVGMREAPVEGSACQAGTPNRPINSEHAGGAGALQCDGSVRFLSSSMDMYLLKALATRDDGAAISLD is encoded by the coding sequence GTGATTGCGATCATTTCCTTGCTGGTCAGTTTGTTGCTGCCGGCTGTTCAGCAGGCACGCGAAGCCGCAAATCGGATCCGCTGTCAGAATAACCTGAAGCAGCTTGGCCTCGCAATCCACAATTATCACGACACTCACAGCACCTTTCCTATCGGTGGGTTCGTGCAGCCACGGATCATGTCCAGCGGAGCACAATTTCCGCAGGCCGGCCCGTCGTTTTTTGTGGGCCTGCTTCCTCACCTCGATCAACAGGTCTTGTATAGCAAGCTCAACCTCTCCGCACCTGGAAGTGGCGATGTCTCGCTGGGACCAAACGGTCCGGCCGTCCGGGGTGCTTACATCCCAGCGTATCGCTGCCCCAGCTCCACTCTTGCCGAATTCTATCCTGTCGTTGCGATTCCCGTCCTCATGCCCTCGTATGTCGGCATTTCCGGGGCGACTGCGACTTCCCCAGGCAATCCTGATTTCCCGGAAACACGTGTGAAAAATTTCGCCGTGTGCTCTGGTGTGGTCGGCCAGATGTCCTGGGGGGGAGTCCTGCTCGCGAATGAAGTCAGGTCGATGCGCGATGTCCAGGACGGTAGCAGCAGCACCATTGTGATTGCTGAGTCCTCGGCACCCGTGACTGACGCCACCGGCCGAAAGCTCCGCATGGACGGCGGTTATCCAGTCAGTTGGTTGCGCAGCACCGACAGTTTTGGGACAGGCGCAAGCTACCAGAACCCCAACTCAAGGTTAGCTACCCGATGCTACAACCTGACCACGGTTCGTCACCCGGTCGGTATGCGTGAAGCCCCTGTTGAGGGAAGTGCATGCCAGGCGGGCACTCCGAATCGTCCGATCAACTCAGAACATGCTGGTGGCGCCGGAGCGCTTCAGTGTGATGGGTCAGTCAGGTTTCTGAGCAGCAGTATGGATATGTACCTGCTCAAGGCCCTGGCGACGCGGGACGACGGAGCCGCGATCAGTCTCGACTGA
- a CDS encoding serine/threonine-protein kinase, with product MSRKLHVSKTVLTDKETQIYSPHDLVAKICDEFDARVWSNANPKIEDYLDRIKTAERRPLLRKLVEIEYQYARHCGTADFSAYFERFPESIDVLQPLYEELVEGKGGAGLTKTKMNPDAETDSKVLPQLKRFQLIKKAGEGGFGTVWKAYDLKLTREVAVKLANKGAAATRNFSAIMHEAQTNAKLHHPNIVEVYDIDEDAFAIVTHYIEGCNLKEWRRDRVVDPISAAQLVKKLANAVQFAHTNGVIHRDLKPSNVLMNLAGEPLIADFGLAKHEFGDDALATPGKVMGTIEYMSPEQARADHDAVDRRSDIYSLGVILYELLTGQLPFRGEELMVISQVLHEEPVHPRAINPRIPPDLADICLKCLKKSPEDRYAHARDLQNDLERYLDGEVIQGVTRPWHYHMTKRLTKHYHRARHWWLGMIAGVGVIATFWWASLPAPFRQQVVFQTDPPGCSITAVELDPITGEPDPEKIHNLRGVTPLRAKLPPGDYFIVAVLNGSGGRDGTARFHEVFRRVPEAEEGASFARNHNFWKKDSSGRVVLPRIVIPPADTTTPMFYVEDSLVESPVLMSPDTNTAPDMVVVPAFYADLNEVQVDLIEQFSPNRAKVSDMPPLASVRYDEALSHAERTGKRVPFAAELAALEAAADRDGRLENARISGVHSGLWEWTATRPAAAGTLQGKRASLGDLESRTRIIRNGPLSEASEATSHSKVQIEYFTEGWTGVRTVRSARPHRSAADFMSYQKKTPSRAK from the coding sequence ATGTCGCGCAAACTCCACGTGAGTAAAACCGTCTTAACCGATAAAGAGACGCAGATCTATTCACCCCACGATCTGGTTGCGAAAATCTGCGATGAGTTTGATGCGCGAGTCTGGAGCAACGCCAATCCGAAGATCGAAGACTACCTCGATCGTATCAAGACGGCAGAGCGACGTCCCCTGCTGCGCAAGCTTGTTGAAATCGAGTACCAGTACGCGCGCCATTGCGGAACGGCCGATTTCTCGGCCTACTTCGAGCGTTTCCCTGAATCGATCGACGTGTTGCAGCCTCTCTATGAAGAACTAGTCGAGGGAAAGGGAGGGGCGGGGCTCACCAAAACTAAGATGAATCCCGATGCAGAAACTGACTCGAAAGTCTTGCCACAACTGAAGCGTTTCCAGTTGATCAAGAAAGCCGGAGAGGGGGGCTTTGGAACGGTCTGGAAAGCTTATGATCTCAAGTTGACACGAGAAGTCGCCGTCAAGCTGGCCAACAAAGGCGCTGCGGCAACGCGAAACTTCTCTGCCATCATGCATGAGGCCCAGACCAATGCGAAACTGCATCATCCCAATATCGTCGAAGTTTACGATATTGATGAAGACGCGTTTGCCATTGTAACGCACTACATTGAGGGCTGTAATCTGAAAGAATGGCGTCGCGATCGCGTCGTTGACCCCATCTCGGCTGCCCAATTGGTGAAGAAGCTCGCGAATGCCGTCCAGTTCGCTCATACCAATGGCGTGATCCACCGCGATTTGAAGCCGTCGAATGTGCTGATGAATCTGGCGGGGGAACCGCTGATTGCCGATTTTGGTCTCGCGAAGCATGAATTCGGTGACGATGCACTGGCAACGCCTGGCAAAGTCATGGGCACGATTGAATATATGTCGCCCGAGCAGGCGCGTGCGGACCATGACGCGGTGGATCGTCGCAGTGACATTTACTCCCTCGGGGTCATTCTTTACGAACTGCTGACGGGACAGTTGCCGTTCCGTGGCGAAGAGTTGATGGTGATTTCGCAGGTTCTTCATGAAGAGCCTGTGCATCCCAGGGCGATCAATCCCAGGATTCCCCCCGACCTGGCAGATATCTGCCTGAAGTGTCTGAAGAAGTCTCCCGAAGACCGATATGCTCATGCGCGGGATCTGCAAAACGATCTCGAACGATATCTGGATGGTGAGGTGATTCAGGGGGTGACGCGGCCATGGCATTACCATATGACCAAACGGCTGACGAAGCACTATCACCGCGCACGCCACTGGTGGCTAGGCATGATTGCGGGAGTCGGGGTGATTGCCACCTTCTGGTGGGCATCGTTGCCTGCCCCGTTCCGACAACAAGTTGTCTTTCAGACAGATCCACCCGGCTGCTCCATCACTGCGGTCGAACTTGACCCCATTACGGGTGAGCCAGACCCTGAAAAGATCCACAATTTACGCGGTGTCACTCCGCTTCGCGCCAAATTGCCACCAGGTGACTACTTCATCGTCGCTGTGTTGAATGGAAGCGGAGGTCGCGACGGCACGGCTCGATTCCACGAAGTGTTCCGGCGCGTTCCTGAAGCCGAAGAAGGGGCCTCGTTTGCTCGTAACCATAACTTCTGGAAGAAAGACAGTTCTGGCCGGGTGGTGCTGCCGAGGATCGTGATTCCTCCGGCGGACACGACTACCCCGATGTTCTACGTGGAAGACTCGCTGGTTGAGTCGCCCGTGCTGATGTCTCCGGATACGAATACGGCCCCTGACATGGTGGTCGTTCCCGCGTTTTACGCTGACCTGAACGAAGTCCAGGTGGATTTGATTGAGCAGTTCTCGCCAAACAGGGCCAAGGTATCGGATATGCCGCCCTTGGCTTCAGTCAGGTATGACGAGGCTCTTTCACATGCAGAACGGACGGGGAAGCGAGTGCCGTTTGCTGCGGAACTTGCGGCCCTGGAGGCGGCTGCGGACCGCGACGGGCGGCTGGAGAATGCGAGAATTTCCGGTGTTCACTCGGGGCTGTGGGAGTGGACCGCGACTCGTCCCGCAGCAGCTGGTACGCTTCAAGGGAAACGGGCCTCGCTCGGCGATCTTGAGTCGAGGACACGCATTATTCGAAACGGTCCCTTGTCTGAAGCGTCAGAAGCAACTTCGCATTCCAAGGTTCAGATCGAGTACTTCACCGAAGGGTGGACCGGGGTCAGAACTGTTCGGAGTGCACGACCGCATCGATCCGCTGCTGATTTTATGTCTTACCAAAAGAAAACTCCCTCACGGGCGAAGTGA
- a CDS encoding RDD family protein, with protein sequence MNSLNDEATRLEEDDFIPRTAGPPLYRRQDYVGATRHALIFAIDGFVLQLICLILLDIDAAIFNSSKTAPANAYNVVGLSACLVVCWFYLAVLKPSRFRSPGYWITDARIVTIHGQPPSPWRMTKRLIWSVLSICCYYPVSIVTDLLWTAVEDERQMLRDLVFETRLIRNKAVPTGTGRISRRFVTAMGIVISYPCVCERVKAPPKT encoded by the coding sequence ATGAATTCGCTCAATGACGAGGCGACCCGTTTGGAAGAGGATGATTTTATCCCACGAACGGCAGGTCCACCCCTCTATCGGCGTCAAGATTACGTCGGAGCCACTCGACACGCCCTCATCTTTGCCATCGACGGATTTGTTCTTCAACTGATATGCCTGATCTTACTTGACATTGACGCGGCGATTTTCAACTCGTCTAAGACGGCTCCCGCAAACGCATATAACGTGGTGGGACTGAGTGCCTGTCTCGTCGTCTGCTGGTTTTATCTCGCGGTTCTTAAACCCTCGCGATTCCGTTCGCCTGGTTACTGGATCACAGACGCCCGGATCGTGACGATTCATGGCCAGCCCCCCTCTCCCTGGCGGATGACCAAACGGCTAATCTGGTCCGTGCTCAGCATTTGCTGCTACTACCCGGTCAGCATCGTCACCGACCTCCTGTGGACGGCTGTTGAGGACGAACGGCAGATGCTCCGGGATCTGGTATTCGAGACTCGACTCATTCGCAACAAGGCCGTCCCCACGGGAACCGGCAGAATCTCGCGCCGATTCGTGACCGCGATGGGAATCGTGATCTCTTACCCATGCGTCTGCGAAAGAGTAAAAGCTCCGCCCAAAACCTGA
- a CDS encoding DUF1549 and DUF1553 domain-containing protein produces the protein MPPLKQLRGATACPLSGALWGILFLGALILSRPVKADDAQHLADLIDRHIEARWESDGVTPAPIADDAEYLRRVYLHIGGTIPTVAQTRRFLASESPQNRRLEVEDLLEGPQYITNFSNFWTRVLMPESGTDIQNRAQRPGFQAWLRQHLARNTHYNAIVYELLTTPLAGDRSMNVAMQSTGPLTPIAFFTTKQIKPENLAAATSRMFMGIRIECAQCHNHPHDDWKQEQFWGYAAFFAGIERTSRDENALGQVKEVFDRRELTIPEQETVVQAMYLDGSQPQWRSKVSSRRTLADWLTTKQNPYFSKAVVNRLWGHFFGVGIVDPIDDFGGPNQPSHPELLEALALDFAEHDFDLKYFIRGLTASKTYQRSSRMTHASQGEPQQFARMTVQGLTGEQLFDSMAVAVGYLEPFQPIQPFQLDRPGPRTEFLELFDSNSDSPTERQTSILQALAMMNGQFSTSVTSLEQSSTLSAVAEFPWMKTADRIDALYLATLTRKPRPEERERLTQYVDSGGPAENPKQALADVFWALLNSSEFLFNH, from the coding sequence GTGCCCCCCTTGAAGCAGCTCCGCGGTGCCACGGCTTGCCCCCTCTCTGGCGCCCTGTGGGGGATCCTTTTCCTCGGCGCTCTGATTCTATCACGTCCGGTCAAGGCCGACGACGCGCAGCACCTGGCAGACCTGATTGATCGCCACATCGAAGCTCGCTGGGAATCAGATGGGGTGACCCCTGCACCGATTGCGGACGACGCAGAATACCTGCGCCGGGTATATCTGCACATCGGCGGGACGATCCCCACCGTGGCACAGACTCGCCGTTTTCTCGCCAGTGAGTCTCCCCAAAACCGCCGACTCGAGGTCGAAGATCTGCTGGAAGGTCCGCAATATATCACGAACTTCAGCAACTTCTGGACACGGGTCCTGATGCCCGAATCCGGAACGGACATTCAGAACAGGGCTCAGCGGCCCGGTTTTCAGGCCTGGCTCCGTCAGCATCTGGCGCGAAACACCCACTACAACGCAATCGTCTACGAACTCCTGACGACTCCACTCGCGGGAGATCGTTCCATGAATGTCGCGATGCAATCGACCGGGCCACTTACCCCCATTGCCTTTTTTACCACCAAGCAGATCAAACCAGAGAATCTGGCTGCCGCCACTTCGCGGATGTTCATGGGGATTCGGATCGAATGTGCTCAATGTCACAATCATCCCCACGACGACTGGAAACAAGAGCAATTCTGGGGCTATGCCGCGTTCTTTGCCGGGATCGAACGCACCAGCCGGGACGAGAACGCCCTCGGTCAGGTCAAAGAAGTCTTCGATCGGCGCGAATTGACGATTCCCGAACAGGAAACCGTTGTCCAGGCGATGTATCTCGACGGAAGCCAGCCCCAATGGCGATCAAAGGTCAGCTCCCGTCGGACACTCGCCGACTGGCTCACAACCAAACAAAATCCTTACTTCTCAAAAGCCGTGGTGAACCGGCTGTGGGGACACTTCTTCGGCGTCGGAATTGTTGATCCCATCGATGATTTCGGCGGACCGAATCAGCCCAGCCATCCCGAACTGCTCGAAGCGCTCGCCCTGGATTTTGCCGAACATGATTTTGATTTGAAGTACTTTATCCGGGGCCTGACGGCGTCGAAGACCTACCAGCGATCAAGCCGGATGACACATGCATCACAAGGCGAACCACAGCAGTTCGCAAGGATGACGGTTCAGGGACTGACGGGTGAGCAGCTATTTGATTCCATGGCTGTCGCGGTCGGATATCTCGAACCCTTCCAGCCGATACAGCCATTTCAGCTCGATCGCCCCGGACCTCGAACGGAATTTCTGGAACTGTTCGATTCGAACAGTGATTCCCCGACCGAGCGTCAGACATCAATCCTGCAGGCACTGGCAATGATGAACGGTCAGTTTTCGACCTCTGTCACCAGCCTGGAACAAAGTTCGACACTATCCGCCGTTGCGGAATTTCCCTGGATGAAGACAGCGGACCGGATTGATGCCCTGTATCTGGCCACCCTGACTCGCAAACCGCGACCTGAAGAACGAGAGCGATTAACTCAATACGTCGACTCTGGCGGCCCTGCGGAAAATCCCAAGCAGGCTCTGGCCGACGTCTTCTGGGCCCTGCTGAACAGCTCGGAATTTCTCTTCAACCACTAA
- the murD gene encoding UDP-N-acetylmuramoyl-L-alanine--D-glutamate ligase — protein sequence MIPDHPFDDYRGRRVLVMGLGSFGGGIGAVRFLVSRGASVTVTDRRSSETLAEALNELKDTPPDRLVLGQHREDDFTSADLVVVNPAVKRDCPYLNAALGAGVPLTSEMNLFWKWNRAPVIGVTGSNGKSTTTALIYAILEKFLSSQSGRRVWLGGNIGKSLLPQVDQIRPTDLVVLELSSFQLTDLDRLQVSPHVAVITNFAPNHLDWHPGLDHYRSAKQTMLRWQGESDVAVVNGDDLDVKQWGTRGIRREFSLQQGDSPAIYYEHPMAVVRSGNSVMRWPLREWLTLPGDHNVANALAAITAAITMGANETSVREGISSYKPLPHRLQLIAEVEGRKFYNDSLATTPESTEVALRAFDEPIVLLAGGYDKQVDLSGMSAAIAARAKAVSLMGQTAAPLNSLLNAVPSTMCIVSEPQSSLEAAFEWAVGQSAPGDIVLLSPGCASYDWFRNFADRGDQFTGLVRQFAVRAGAMMS from the coding sequence ATGATTCCAGATCACCCCTTTGACGATTACCGGGGTCGGCGAGTTCTCGTCATGGGTCTCGGCTCGTTTGGCGGGGGCATCGGCGCGGTTCGCTTTCTTGTCTCACGTGGCGCATCAGTCACAGTGACGGATCGTCGTTCCAGCGAGACTCTCGCCGAGGCATTAAACGAACTGAAGGACACCCCTCCCGATCGACTGGTTCTGGGGCAGCATCGCGAAGACGACTTCACCTCTGCCGATCTGGTGGTGGTGAATCCGGCCGTCAAGCGCGACTGTCCCTATCTCAACGCGGCTCTGGGTGCCGGAGTCCCGCTGACGAGTGAGATGAATCTGTTCTGGAAATGGAACCGAGCACCTGTCATTGGCGTGACCGGCAGCAATGGGAAGTCGACAACGACAGCACTGATTTACGCGATTCTGGAAAAGTTCCTGTCCTCTCAGTCCGGCCGTCGAGTCTGGCTGGGAGGGAATATCGGCAAGAGTCTGCTGCCCCAGGTCGATCAGATCCGGCCAACGGATCTGGTTGTACTGGAGCTCAGCAGCTTTCAACTGACCGATCTGGACCGGTTGCAGGTGAGTCCCCATGTGGCGGTGATTACAAATTTTGCTCCGAACCATCTGGACTGGCATCCCGGACTCGATCACTACCGCTCTGCAAAGCAGACAATGCTCCGCTGGCAAGGTGAGAGTGATGTCGCAGTCGTGAATGGGGATGACCTGGACGTCAAACAGTGGGGCACGCGGGGTATTCGCCGGGAGTTCAGCCTGCAACAGGGGGATTCGCCCGCGATCTATTATGAGCATCCGATGGCAGTCGTTCGTTCGGGCAATTCTGTGATGCGCTGGCCCCTGAGGGAGTGGTTGACACTGCCCGGAGACCACAACGTGGCGAATGCGTTAGCCGCGATCACTGCCGCGATCACGATGGGGGCGAACGAGACGAGTGTCCGGGAAGGGATTTCCTCGTACAAACCACTGCCGCATCGCCTGCAACTGATTGCCGAAGTGGAAGGCCGCAAATTCTATAATGACTCGCTTGCCACAACGCCCGAGTCGACCGAGGTGGCGCTGCGGGCGTTTGATGAGCCGATCGTGCTGCTGGCGGGAGGATACGACAAGCAGGTCGACTTGAGCGGGATGTCGGCGGCGATTGCCGCCCGGGCGAAAGCCGTCTCTCTGATGGGACAGACGGCGGCGCCATTAAATAGCCTGTTGAACGCGGTCCCCTCAACGATGTGCATCGTTTCAGAACCGCAGTCCTCCCTCGAAGCGGCCTTTGAGTGGGCCGTGGGGCAGTCCGCGCCGGGGGATATCGTGCTACTTTCCCCGGGTTGCGCCAGCTATGACTGGTTCCGTAATTTCGCTGATCGGGGAGATCAGTTTACGGGGCTGGTCCGGCAGTTCGCCGTGCGAGCCGGGGCAATGATGTCGTGA